One Verrucomicrobiaceae bacterium genomic window carries:
- a CDS encoding RsmB/NOP family class I SAM-dependent RNA methyltransferase, whose protein sequence is MQNQGEIIACDVSAARLRRLASNLKRLHVTNAHIEQHDWAAEELPAWAEGGFDAILLDVPCSNTGVMRRRVDVRWRLTAESFAEQNTAQERLLRSAARVLRPGGVLVYSTCSIDPEENGQLIRRILESMPHLRLETEQSSFPTETGIDGAYAARLVSAAKA, encoded by the coding sequence ATGCAGAATCAGGGCGAGATCATCGCCTGTGATGTCTCCGCCGCACGCCTGCGCCGCCTCGCTAGCAATCTGAAGCGCCTCCACGTCACCAATGCGCACATCGAGCAGCACGATTGGGCCGCTGAGGAGCTCCCCGCTTGGGCAGAGGGCGGATTCGATGCCATTTTGCTCGATGTACCGTGCAGCAACACCGGTGTCATGCGCCGCCGCGTCGATGTACGCTGGCGTCTGACCGCAGAGAGCTTTGCAGAGCAAAATACCGCCCAAGAGCGCCTCCTGCGCAGCGCCGCACGCGTGCTGCGCCCCGGTGGTGTGCTCGTTTACAGCACCTGCAGCATCGACCCGGAGGAAAATGGCCAACTCATCCGCCGCATCCTCGAATCCATGCCCCACCTGCGACTGGAGACGGAGCAAAGCAGCTTCCCCACCGAAACCGGCATCGACGGAGCCTACGCAGCACGCCTCGTCTCTGCGGCAAAGGCCTGA
- a CDS encoding aspartate kinase: MALIVQKYGGTSVGNPERIRNCARRILETQRAGNQVVAVVSAMSGVTDSLIKLAKDVSPEQAPSEREMDVLLATGEQTTIALTAMAINALGGKAVSLTGAQAGISTDRVHTKARIVNITPDAVRKMLDEGNIVMLAGFQGETASGEITTLGRGGSDLTAIAMAAAIKADLCQIYTDVDGVYTCDPRVVKTARKIEEISYEEMLEMASSGSKVMQSRSVEFANKFGVRFEVRNSMNNNPGTIVKEESPGMESVVVRGVSLERNQAKVTIDDVADRPGISAAVFGAIASANVIIDMIVQNVSFDGITDISFTLSGADLPKAEAALKAVLPNLGEKATLRTQSGIAKLSVVGIGMRSHSGVAAKMFKALADASINIQMISTSEIKTAVIVDESEIENAARVVHTAFGLDV, from the coding sequence ATGGCTTTGATCGTCCAAAAATATGGCGGCACCTCCGTCGGAAACCCCGAGCGCATCCGCAACTGCGCACGGCGCATTTTGGAAACGCAGCGTGCCGGCAACCAAGTCGTCGCTGTCGTTTCCGCCATGTCCGGCGTCACCGATAGCCTCATCAAGTTGGCCAAGGATGTCTCCCCCGAGCAGGCACCCAGTGAACGTGAGATGGACGTGCTCCTCGCTACTGGAGAGCAGACCACCATCGCTCTCACGGCCATGGCCATCAATGCCCTCGGCGGCAAGGCGGTCTCCCTCACCGGAGCACAGGCTGGCATCTCCACCGACCGCGTCCACACCAAGGCACGCATCGTTAACATCACCCCTGATGCCGTGCGGAAAATGCTCGATGAAGGCAATATCGTCATGCTCGCCGGATTCCAGGGCGAGACCGCTAGCGGGGAAATCACCACCCTCGGTCGTGGTGGCAGCGATCTGACGGCTATCGCCATGGCTGCCGCGATCAAAGCAGACCTTTGCCAAATCTACACCGATGTGGACGGCGTGTACACCTGCGACCCACGCGTCGTGAAAACCGCACGGAAGATCGAAGAAATCAGCTACGAAGAGATGCTCGAAATGGCCTCCTCTGGCTCCAAAGTGATGCAGAGCCGTAGCGTCGAGTTTGCCAACAAATTTGGTGTGCGCTTCGAAGTGCGCAACAGCATGAACAACAACCCAGGAACCATCGTGAAAGAAGAATCACCCGGCATGGAGTCCGTCGTCGTCCGCGGCGTGTCCCTCGAGCGTAATCAGGCGAAAGTCACCATCGACGACGTCGCCGACCGTCCCGGCATCAGCGCCGCAGTCTTCGGAGCTATCGCCAGCGCGAATGTCATCATCGACATGATCGTGCAAAACGTCAGTTTCGATGGCATCACGGACATCTCCTTCACCCTCAGTGGGGCAGATCTGCCAAAGGCAGAGGCCGCGCTGAAAGCCGTGCTTCCCAATCTCGGTGAAAAGGCAACACTCCGCACCCAGAGCGGCATCGCCAAGCTCAGCGTCGTCGGCATCGGCATGCGCAGCCATAGTGGCGTCGCCGCCAAGATGTTCAAGGCACTCGCAGACGCCAGCATCAACATCCAGATGATCTCCACCAGCGAGATCAAGACCGCCGTCATCGTGGATGAAAGCGAGATCGAAAATGCCGCCCGCGTCGTCCATACCGCATTTGGTCTAGATGTCTGA
- a CDS encoding VacJ family lipoprotein — MKSTLLPVAVACIASMVVSCAAPRSSTASRPPLLSAAKSKTVSKSVLNDAAAKADHLDDYGTGVQVSDPLEKLNRATFWLNDGLYTVLLRPLSKGYEKVMPKFLRTGINNVFDNIKYPVRVVNCMLQGKFDRAGHETKKFALNTFAGVGGLVRISDKIVDTSDIPEEDSGQTLGVWGIPHGPYIVLPILGPSSAREIAGLAGDYALHPANMGLYFHSKNGNHDWMYLPPSINTARNMPSQIEAYDALRKDAVDPYLAIRDAYIQQRNEAVRK, encoded by the coding sequence ATGAAGTCCACACTGCTCCCCGTCGCCGTCGCGTGCATCGCGTCCATGGTCGTCTCCTGTGCGGCACCGCGCAGCAGCACAGCCTCCAGACCGCCACTTCTCTCTGCCGCCAAGTCCAAAACAGTCTCCAAATCTGTCCTCAATGATGCAGCAGCCAAAGCGGACCACTTGGATGACTACGGCACGGGCGTGCAGGTCTCTGACCCACTCGAAAAGCTGAACCGCGCCACCTTTTGGCTCAATGACGGGCTCTATACCGTGCTGCTACGCCCACTTTCCAAAGGCTACGAAAAAGTCATGCCCAAGTTCCTCCGAACTGGCATCAATAACGTCTTCGACAACATCAAATACCCCGTCCGGGTCGTAAACTGCATGCTCCAGGGGAAATTCGACCGCGCTGGGCATGAGACGAAAAAATTCGCCCTCAACACCTTTGCGGGTGTCGGCGGCTTGGTGCGTATCTCGGACAAGATCGTCGATACCTCCGACATTCCAGAAGAGGATAGCGGCCAGACACTCGGAGTCTGGGGCATCCCTCATGGTCCCTACATCGTCCTACCCATCCTAGGCCCCAGCAGTGCACGTGAGATCGCTGGACTAGCTGGAGACTATGCTCTGCATCCGGCCAATATGGGCCTCTACTTCCACAGCAAAAATGGCAATCACGACTGGATGTACCTGCCCCCATCCATCAATACCGCACGGAACATGCCATCCCAGATCGAGGCCTACGACGCCCTGCGGAAAGACGCCGTCGATCCCTACCTCGCCATACGTGATGCCTACATCCAGCAGCGGAACGAAGCCGTGCGTAAATGA
- a CDS encoding FtsX-like permease family protein, with the protein MLTPLDLKLFRDLSRMKGQIVAVSLVMACGLAMMIMTRSIILTLESTRDAYYQRHRMADVFGSLKRAPKSLGDRIAMIPGVAAVETRVVVNATLDLEGIDEPATAHLVSLPEDRPQTLNQLFIRRGSLPRPDARNEAVVSEAFALANHLRIGDRLTAIINGRRDEIVVSGIGLSPEYVFEARPGETLPDNKRYGVFWMNERSIAVPYNLDGAFNDLCIDLSPGVVAASVISEVDQLLADYGAQGCYTRTDHASAKRLDDELKVVRALSFAYPVVFLSVAAFMVNAVLARLVRLQREQIAQMKALGYSSWQVGRHYLGYALMIVVIGTFIGGIVGRWFGALMLGIYDLFFRFPELVFRMDYSAWGLALLISAGASVLGVLSVVWMAVKLPPAEAMRPEPPADFKPSLLERAGLAKLLPTSLRMALRNIERRPLQAVFTIAGLSLATGLMVLPGSMADSIDHLLTYQWNDVQRQDVMVFLSEPGSASALHDLEHLPGVQLAEPLRVVQARIRNAHHSRKLGITGISRSAELNRLLDAEGRRLRLPDEGIMMSKQLGEILGVRIGESVQVEALEGARATRSVPVRGFIEDFAGIGAYMDIDALRRLMREGETVSGAYLSVDEARWSDFMRKVKDTPRAAITLVKADQLAAFRNTTGQSIGVIRKLYLTLAIIVAFGVVYNSARIALSERGRDLATLRVVGFTQREIGGVLLGELTLLVLAALPVGLLFGKGLATFIITQLRTETVRLPLRISMHTYALSVIVVCCAALASFWVVGRMLRKLDMIAVLKARD; encoded by the coding sequence ATGCTCACACCTCTCGATCTGAAGCTCTTCCGCGACCTGAGTCGTATGAAGGGGCAAATCGTGGCAGTGAGTCTGGTGATGGCCTGTGGACTGGCGATGATGATCATGACGCGGAGTATCATTCTGACGCTGGAGAGCACGCGAGATGCCTACTACCAGCGGCATCGCATGGCGGATGTGTTTGGCTCATTAAAGCGGGCACCGAAATCGCTGGGCGATCGAATTGCGATGATCCCCGGCGTGGCGGCGGTGGAGACGCGGGTGGTGGTGAATGCCACGCTGGATCTGGAGGGCATCGACGAGCCTGCGACGGCGCATTTGGTATCATTACCGGAGGATAGGCCGCAGACGCTCAATCAGCTCTTTATCCGCCGTGGGAGCCTGCCACGGCCGGATGCACGCAATGAGGCGGTGGTGAGTGAGGCCTTCGCTTTGGCCAATCACTTGCGCATCGGGGATCGGCTCACGGCGATCATCAATGGCAGGCGTGATGAGATCGTGGTCAGCGGCATCGGTTTGTCGCCGGAGTATGTGTTTGAGGCGCGGCCAGGTGAAACGCTGCCGGATAACAAGCGCTACGGCGTGTTTTGGATGAATGAGCGCAGCATCGCGGTGCCGTACAATTTGGACGGAGCCTTCAATGACCTGTGCATCGACCTTTCACCCGGCGTGGTGGCTGCGAGCGTGATTTCAGAGGTGGATCAGTTGCTAGCGGACTATGGAGCGCAGGGCTGCTACACACGCACGGATCACGCCAGTGCGAAGCGGCTGGATGATGAACTCAAAGTGGTGCGTGCGCTGAGTTTTGCCTATCCGGTGGTGTTTTTGAGCGTGGCGGCCTTCATGGTCAATGCGGTGCTGGCGCGGCTGGTGCGGCTGCAACGCGAGCAGATCGCTCAGATGAAGGCGCTGGGCTACTCCTCCTGGCAGGTGGGGCGGCATTATCTGGGCTATGCACTCATGATCGTGGTGATCGGCACCTTCATCGGCGGGATCGTGGGGCGCTGGTTCGGAGCGCTGATGCTGGGTATTTATGATCTGTTCTTCCGCTTTCCAGAGCTGGTGTTTCGCATGGATTACAGTGCCTGGGGGCTAGCGCTGCTCATCAGCGCGGGTGCGAGCGTGTTGGGGGTGCTCAGTGTAGTGTGGATGGCGGTGAAACTGCCGCCCGCAGAGGCCATGCGGCCAGAGCCGCCAGCGGACTTCAAGCCCTCCCTACTGGAGCGTGCTGGTCTGGCCAAACTTCTGCCCACGAGTCTGCGCATGGCGCTGCGAAACATCGAGCGCAGGCCTTTGCAGGCGGTCTTCACCATCGCGGGGCTCTCGCTAGCCACGGGGCTGATGGTGCTACCGGGTTCGATGGCGGATAGCATCGACCATTTGCTCACTTATCAGTGGAATGATGTGCAGCGGCAGGATGTGATGGTTTTTTTGTCCGAGCCGGGCTCTGCATCGGCGCTGCATGACCTGGAGCACCTGCCCGGTGTGCAACTGGCGGAGCCCCTGCGTGTGGTGCAGGCTCGCATACGGAATGCGCATCACTCCCGGAAGCTGGGAATCACCGGCATCTCACGCAGTGCGGAGCTGAATCGGCTACTGGATGCTGAGGGCCGCCGCCTGCGCCTGCCGGATGAGGGCATCATGATGTCCAAGCAGCTCGGCGAGATCCTAGGCGTGCGCATCGGTGAAAGTGTGCAGGTGGAGGCACTCGAAGGTGCCCGTGCGACTCGCAGCGTGCCGGTGCGTGGTTTTATCGAGGATTTTGCCGGCATCGGAGCCTACATGGACATCGACGCCCTGCGCCGCCTCATGCGTGAGGGAGAGACAGTGAGCGGGGCGTATTTAAGCGTGGATGAGGCGCGGTGGAGTGACTTCATGCGAAAGGTAAAGGACACCCCGCGTGCGGCCATCACGCTGGTGAAGGCGGATCAGCTCGCCGCTTTTCGCAATACCACAGGGCAGAGCATCGGAGTCATTCGGAAGCTCTACCTCACTCTAGCGATCATCGTCGCCTTCGGTGTCGTGTACAATAGTGCTCGCATCGCTCTGAGTGAGCGTGGGCGTGATCTGGCGACGCTGCGGGTGGTGGGCTTCACTCAGAGGGAGATCGGTGGTGTGCTACTGGGGGAGCTGACGCTTCTCGTGCTGGCCGCATTGCCCGTGGGGCTGCTTTTCGGCAAAGGGCTAGCCACTTTCATCATCACCCAACTGCGCACCGAGACCGTGCGACTACCGCTGCGCATCAGCATGCACACCTATGCTTTGTCCGTGATCGTGGTCTGCTGCGCGGCGCTGGCGTCCTTCTGGGTCGTGGGCCGCATGCTGCGGAAGCTGGACATGATCGCGGTGCTAAAAGCGCGGGATTAG
- a CDS encoding ATP-binding cassette domain-containing protein produces MNPAPSTPILHVKGLSKSFDGRSVLSGVDLEVPQGSVVTMLGRSGTGKSVFLKCLAGVIEPDGGEVFFDGTRLSKETRADFRQRCGFLFQSNALFDSLTALENVALPLEQTTRLRDAEIRERAMEALRQLELDAHASQFPSQLSGGMQKRLALARAIVTRPELVLFDEPTAGLDPLRRNAVFTMIVKYQRQFGFTAVVITHDLAEALAASDRVALLDNGRMCFQGTPTDFSTSTEASVVAFRDSVSTLEQEVRTLRAA; encoded by the coding sequence ATGAATCCAGCGCCATCCACGCCGATCCTGCATGTCAAAGGGCTCTCGAAGAGCTTTGACGGGCGTAGCGTGCTCAGTGGAGTCGATCTGGAGGTGCCGCAGGGCAGTGTGGTGACGATGCTCGGCCGCAGCGGCACAGGGAAGTCGGTTTTTCTCAAGTGCCTCGCGGGCGTGATCGAGCCAGATGGTGGTGAGGTCTTCTTCGATGGCACTCGATTGAGCAAAGAGACGCGGGCAGACTTTCGCCAGCGCTGTGGATTCCTGTTTCAAAGCAATGCGCTGTTCGATTCACTCACCGCACTGGAAAATGTGGCTCTGCCGCTGGAGCAAACCACCCGTCTGCGTGATGCCGAGATCCGTGAGCGTGCCATGGAGGCGCTGCGTCAGCTCGAGCTCGATGCGCATGCCTCGCAGTTCCCCAGCCAGCTCTCTGGCGGCATGCAGAAGCGGCTAGCGTTAGCGCGGGCCATTGTCACGCGGCCAGAGCTGGTGCTCTTTGATGAGCCCACAGCAGGGCTCGATCCGCTGCGGCGCAATGCGGTCTTCACCATGATCGTGAAGTATCAGCGCCAGTTCGGGTTCACTGCCGTAGTCATCACGCATGATCTCGCGGAGGCACTCGCGGCCAGTGACCGTGTGGCGCTGCTCGATAATGGGCGCATGTGCTTCCAGGGCACGCCGACGGATTTCTCCACCAGCACGGAGGCATCCGTGGTGGCCTTTCGCGACAGCGTGAGCACTTTGGAGCAAGAGGTGCGCACGCTGCGTGCTGCGTGA
- a CDS encoding ABC transporter substrate-binding protein: MKSRAFIAASFSLFLTAAAATLHAAPADEAQARLRSAVNDVLAVTSKAGSKSALTASVSPVLRRHISFETMTRRAVGLGWRTFKPDEQAKAVQLFSTLVIRTYANKFTPGEQPQIQYKAATSPAAGRVDAPTTLVYQGSRYSVTYRMEQAGGSWLITDVVIEGVSMIANYRSQLDSVYKKGGAQAVITSLQQSVAKQ, from the coding sequence ATGAAATCCCGAGCATTCATCGCCGCCTCGTTCTCCCTCTTTTTGACGGCGGCAGCCGCCACACTCCATGCTGCCCCGGCAGATGAAGCGCAGGCACGCCTACGCAGTGCCGTGAATGATGTGCTGGCTGTCACTAGCAAGGCTGGCAGCAAAAGCGCCCTCACCGCCAGCGTCAGCCCCGTGCTGCGCCGCCACATCAGCTTTGAAACGATGACTCGCCGTGCCGTGGGACTCGGCTGGCGGACTTTCAAGCCCGATGAGCAAGCCAAAGCCGTGCAGCTCTTTAGCACGCTGGTCATCCGCACTTACGCGAACAAATTCACGCCCGGTGAGCAGCCTCAGATCCAGTACAAAGCCGCCACCTCACCCGCCGCAGGCCGTGTGGATGCTCCCACGACGCTCGTTTACCAGGGTAGCCGTTACAGCGTCACTTACCGCATGGAGCAGGCCGGTGGGAGCTGGCTCATCACCGATGTCGTGATCGAAGGCGTGAGCATGATCGCGAATTACCGCTCCCAGCTCGACTCCGTCTATAAAAAGGGCGGAGCACAGGCGGTGATCACGTCTCTCCAGCAATCGGTCGCCAAGCAATAA
- a CDS encoding glycine--tRNA ligase, giving the protein MSSDPKASQAQMEKIVSLCKRRGFIYQSSEIYGGCGGVWDYGPLGAELKRNLRTAWWNTMTREREDVLGLDASILMNPAIWKASGHVDTFADLMRECSLTNKRVRADHVDPQDGVVMKYSGAKAPNGWRWDRAISALLKNGEHIESFRKRIRALIAQNAGEAAGKPEEIELVGEEKIDAVNGSVDFHPETGGMLGEARPFNLMLKTYLGPTATEDDVTYLRPETAQAIFAQFKNVFDSSRVKVPFGIGQIGKAFRNEVTPKNFTFRSREFEQMELEFFIKPDEAVEIISGEVAKWHEGADLSEPQPNWGWELWHRYWVDQRTKFYQGIGLGDVLEYYWQTPADLAHYARACVDILCEFPFGTEELEGIAARGDFDLSAHQTASTKSQEIFDEELKTAAAKLTDEQKEALIQKRLAAEAAKTKGEPMPEAAVRAWFERLFKGSYVPHVIEPSAGLDRMALAVIAKAFSETEKVDEKGKKEVITVLRLHPRVAPIKVGVFPLLKNKPELVAKAREVYALLKKHLNCFYDETASIGRRYARQDEVGTPFGVTIDFETCGEKGPELLDTVTLRHRDSGEQERVKISELLGKLLPLVS; this is encoded by the coding sequence ATGTCCTCCGACCCCAAAGCATCCCAGGCCCAAATGGAGAAAATCGTCTCCCTCTGCAAGCGCCGCGGCTTCATCTATCAAAGCAGCGAAATCTACGGCGGCTGCGGCGGCGTGTGGGACTACGGCCCGCTCGGCGCGGAGCTGAAGCGCAACCTGCGCACCGCCTGGTGGAACACCATGACCCGCGAACGCGAGGACGTGCTCGGCCTGGATGCCAGCATCCTCATGAATCCCGCCATCTGGAAGGCCAGCGGCCACGTCGATACCTTCGCCGACCTCATGCGCGAGTGCTCGCTGACGAACAAACGCGTCCGCGCCGATCACGTCGATCCGCAGGACGGCGTCGTCATGAAATACAGCGGCGCCAAAGCCCCAAATGGCTGGCGCTGGGACCGTGCCATCTCCGCTTTGCTGAAAAATGGCGAGCACATCGAGAGCTTCCGCAAACGCATCCGCGCCCTCATCGCGCAAAACGCCGGTGAAGCTGCTGGCAAGCCCGAGGAGATCGAATTGGTCGGCGAGGAGAAAATCGACGCCGTGAATGGCAGCGTCGATTTCCATCCCGAGACCGGTGGCATGCTCGGCGAGGCTCGTCCCTTCAATCTCATGCTCAAGACCTACCTCGGCCCCACCGCGACCGAGGACGACGTGACCTACCTGCGCCCGGAAACCGCGCAGGCCATCTTTGCGCAGTTCAAGAACGTGTTCGACTCCAGCCGCGTAAAGGTGCCGTTTGGCATCGGCCAGATCGGCAAGGCCTTCCGCAACGAGGTCACGCCGAAGAATTTCACCTTCCGCAGCCGCGAGTTCGAGCAAATGGAACTCGAGTTCTTCATCAAGCCCGACGAAGCCGTCGAGATCATCAGTGGCGAGGTCGCGAAATGGCATGAAGGCGCCGATTTGAGCGAACCGCAGCCGAATTGGGGCTGGGAGCTGTGGCACCGTTACTGGGTGGATCAGCGCACGAAGTTCTACCAAGGCATCGGCCTCGGCGACGTGCTCGAATACTACTGGCAGACGCCCGCCGACCTCGCCCATTACGCCCGCGCCTGCGTGGACATCCTGTGCGAGTTCCCGTTTGGAACGGAAGAGCTGGAAGGCATCGCCGCGCGTGGCGACTTCGATTTGTCCGCGCACCAGACCGCCAGCACCAAGTCACAGGAGATCTTCGACGAAGAACTCAAAACCGCCGCCGCCAAGCTCACCGACGAGCAAAAGGAAGCCCTCATCCAGAAACGCCTCGCCGCCGAAGCCGCGAAGACCAAGGGCGAGCCGATGCCCGAGGCCGCCGTGCGTGCGTGGTTCGAGCGTCTCTTCAAAGGCAGCTACGTCCCCCACGTCATCGAACCCTCCGCCGGTCTCGACCGCATGGCGCTCGCCGTCATCGCCAAGGCCTTCAGCGAGACCGAAAAGGTCGATGAGAAGGGCAAGAAGGAAGTCATCACCGTCCTGCGCCTGCATCCGCGTGTCGCCCCGATCAAAGTCGGCGTCTTCCCGCTGCTCAAGAACAAGCCCGAGCTCGTCGCCAAGGCCCGCGAGGTCTATGCGCTGCTGAAGAAGCACCTGAACTGCTTCTACGACGAGACCGCGTCCATCGGCCGCCGCTACGCCCGCCAGGACGAAGTCGGCACCCCCTTCGGCGTCACCATCGACTTCGAAACCTGCGGCGAAAAAGGCCCCGAACTTCTCGACACGGTGACGTTGCGCCACCGCGACAGCGGCGAGCAGGAACGCGTGAAAATCAGCGAGTTGCTCGGGAAGTTGCTGCCGCTGGTGAGTTGA
- the mlaD gene encoding outer membrane lipid asymmetry maintenance protein MlaD codes for MKNTTLELLTGLFVAIGLAAVAWLSIKLGAGAVIGGDTMVIEARFDNAGGLSTGGSVLISGVPVGRVDAIRVDPADFSAIVSLRVKADLKLSSDTMASIKTTGLIGDKFIALTPGAEEAVLKPGDRIIDTESSVDLESLIGKMAFGSVDKGVENDSEKAPAPPP; via the coding sequence ATGAAAAACACCACGCTCGAACTCCTCACCGGCCTCTTCGTCGCCATCGGGCTCGCTGCTGTAGCCTGGCTCTCCATCAAACTGGGCGCTGGAGCCGTGATCGGGGGCGATACGATGGTCATCGAGGCACGCTTTGACAATGCAGGCGGCCTCAGCACTGGCGGCAGTGTTTTGATCAGCGGAGTGCCCGTAGGCCGTGTGGATGCCATCCGAGTCGATCCGGCAGATTTTAGCGCCATCGTCAGTCTGCGTGTGAAAGCGGATCTGAAGCTCTCCTCCGACACGATGGCCTCGATCAAGACCACGGGCCTCATCGGCGATAAATTCATCGCATTGACGCCTGGAGCAGAAGAGGCCGTTTTGAAGCCCGGGGATCGCATCATCGACACAGAGTCCTCTGTCGATCTGGAGTCCCTAATCGGAAAAATGGCCTTCGGATCTGTTGACAAAGGCGTAGAAAACGATTCAGAAAAAGCACCGGCCCCACCACCATGA